Proteins from a genomic interval of Candidatus Firestonebacteria bacterium RIFOXYD2_FULL_39_29:
- a CDS encoding pantoate--beta-alanine ligase: MKVISKIAEMTSFSKKQIAKGKVIGFVPTMGYLHEGHLSLVKQAKKECDIVIVSIFVNPTQFGPKEDLVAYPRDLERDLTLLEPIKADIVFHPEALDMYPSGFKTYVNIEDELTRRLCGAFRPVHFKGVTTIVAKLFNIVLPNNAYFGQKDAQQCAVIKKMVKDLNFPLKIIALPTVREKDGLAMSSRNIYLNPEERRSAPAIYASLLLAKKMIDKGELRAKKIIIAVKKELNTMKNAKIQYISVVNSENLEDLKTISGEVIIAVALKLGKTRLIDNIIISA; the protein is encoded by the coding sequence ATGAAAGTTATTTCAAAAATAGCAGAGATGACTTCCTTTTCCAAAAAACAAATAGCCAAAGGTAAAGTTATCGGATTTGTTCCTACTATGGGGTACTTGCATGAAGGACACCTCTCTCTGGTCAAACAGGCAAAAAAAGAGTGCGATATCGTAATTGTAAGTATTTTTGTTAATCCGACACAGTTTGGCCCTAAAGAAGATCTTGTGGCTTACCCAAGGGACTTAGAGCGTGATCTGACGTTATTGGAACCGATTAAGGCGGATATTGTATTTCATCCGGAAGCTTTAGATATGTATCCCTCAGGCTTTAAAACGTATGTTAACATTGAAGATGAGCTGACCCGGAGACTCTGCGGTGCATTCCGTCCTGTTCATTTCAAAGGTGTTACCACGATAGTTGCGAAATTATTTAATATAGTCCTGCCGAACAACGCGTACTTTGGACAAAAAGACGCCCAGCAGTGTGCGGTAATAAAAAAGATGGTCAAAGATCTTAACTTTCCGTTAAAGATAATTGCTTTGCCTACGGTTAGGGAAAAGGACGGCCTGGCTATGAGCTCAAGGAATATTTACCTTAACCCGGAAGAAAGAAGGTCAGCTCCCGCAATATATGCGTCGCTTTTATTGGCAAAAAAAATGATAGATAAGGGAGAACTCCGGGCGAAAAAAATTATCATTGCCGTAAAAAAAGAATTAAATACCATGAAAAATGCAAAGATCCAGTATATTTCGGTTGTTAATTCTGAGAATTTGGAAGATTTAAAGACCATTTCCGGAGAAGTGATTATAGCCGTAGCGTTAAAACTCGGAAAAACCCGGTTAATAGATAATATAATAATATCAGCATGA
- a CDS encoding deoxyadenosine kinase, with translation MEKAFNHKYIVVEGPIGVGKTSLVDLIGQEFRFKQILEVVEENPFLPKFYKEMKNFAFQTQIFFLLNRYKQQQALFQNELFSSGIMADYLFEKDRIFAYVNLDESELVLYEKLYAILKPQVPKPDLVIYLQANTDTLIKRIKMRGRTYEKTIGHDYLDRLNKAYNEFFLRYKETPLLIINTNEIDFVHKMGDLNDLIKTIREMKTGTKYYLPISS, from the coding sequence ATGGAAAAAGCGTTTAATCATAAATACATAGTGGTCGAGGGACCTATCGGGGTAGGAAAGACCAGTCTTGTTGATCTAATTGGCCAGGAATTCCGATTCAAACAGATACTTGAGGTGGTAGAAGAAAATCCTTTTCTTCCTAAATTTTATAAAGAGATGAAAAACTTTGCTTTTCAAACGCAGATCTTCTTTCTTTTGAACAGGTACAAGCAGCAGCAAGCCTTGTTCCAAAACGAGTTGTTTTCTTCCGGTATTATGGCGGATTACCTCTTTGAGAAAGACAGGATATTTGCTTATGTTAATCTGGATGAGAGCGAGCTGGTGCTGTATGAAAAACTTTATGCTATTTTAAAACCGCAGGTGCCGAAACCGGACCTGGTTATTTATTTGCAGGCAAATACGGATACACTTATTAAAAGGATAAAAATGCGGGGCCGTACTTATGAGAAAACAATAGGTCATGATTACCTGGACCGTTTAAATAAAGCTTATAATGAGTTCTTCCTCAGGTATAAAGAAACGCCGCTACTTATTATTAATACCAACGAAATAGATTTTGTCCATAAGATGGGGGATCTAAACGATCTTATTAAGACTATCAGGGAAATGAAAACAGGGACAAAATATTACCTCCCCATAAGTTCCTAA
- a CDS encoding 2-amino-4-hydroxy-6-hydroxymethyldihydropteridine diphosphokinase has product MPVLKAYISIGSNLGNRLVNLKKSVLLLSKYGKIKVIRVSPLYETEPVGEVKQGLFLNGVVEIKTTLDPIKLLSVCKEIESEMKRKKTVKWGPRVIDLDIILYGTGVVKLKGLTIPHKEISKREFVLRPLVDLNSKGRHPVFKKSYLRLLKDIKGGKKVKKYGKSV; this is encoded by the coding sequence ATGCCGGTTTTGAAAGCCTATATATCCATAGGAAGTAATCTGGGAAACAGGCTTGTTAATTTAAAAAAATCAGTGCTGCTTTTGTCAAAATATGGTAAAATTAAGGTAATAAGAGTGTCTCCCCTGTATGAGACAGAACCTGTAGGCGAGGTCAAACAGGGTCTTTTTTTAAATGGAGTAGTAGAAATAAAAACAACGCTTGATCCCATAAAGCTTCTCTCTGTCTGCAAAGAAATTGAATCAGAGATGAAAAGGAAAAAGACGGTAAAATGGGGGCCAAGAGTAATTGATCTGGATATAATTCTTTATGGGACAGGGGTTGTTAAGCTGAAAGGTCTGACGATCCCTCATAAGGAAATTAGTAAAAGAGAGTTTGTTCTTAGGCCGCTTGTGGATCTAAATAGTAAAGGCCGTCACCCTGTTTTTAAAAAGAGTTATTTAAGACTGCTGAAAGATATAAAAGGCGGGAAAAAAGTAAAAAAATATGGAAAAAGCGTTTAA